The nucleotide sequence GGCCTAAGTAATTTACTAATATAAGAGTGTGCAGCAAAATTGCTGAATTTAAGAGCAAGTtacaaaaatcaatattgttcTCAAATACCAGCAATTATTTTATTAAcaggagtttttaaaaacaagcatCTATACTAGtatggggggtgagggtgggagaagaggggaggccacAGGAGGGCAGGGGGAAGGAATTCCACTCTATTGGTAATAAAGCTCCAGGTTTATCCCATCATGGATCGTCCCCCAGAGACATGTGGTCCTTAAAAATCCTGTACCACGTCTTCAATATGATCTTGTTCCAACAGGCGCCAGTGTGGGCTATAATCAGCTTCTTAAGGTTCCTGATGGTGTCATCAATATTACACTTAACAAGGACCTTCTTCCCCAGACAGTTGTTGCAAACAACCTTGTTCATCCTGTCTGGAACCTCCCGGAATCAGCCAACGACACAACCTCCTCGCTCCGGGACAGAGCTGGGACCATtactacattaaaatttaaatttcctttgtaacaaatgaccctataaacaaaattaaaagtgacAGATAAGAGGAGATACCTGCAACATATTAGAATACATAAAAGATTCATATCAGAACATACAGAGATTTCTGACAAACTGATAAGTAAAAACATCTAATAAAGATTTGTGCAGAGGATATGAACAAATCACAGAAGAGGAAATccaaacaacaaataaatatatgGCAAGATACCTCAAATAATTAGtaatcagagaaaaagaaaataaaagcaaaatgagatGCTATTTCATACCAATCAGATTGGTGAAAATTTGAAAATCTGACTATGAGGATGATGGGAAGGAAACTCAAATGCAGCTGGCGGAAGAATGAATCAGCCCAACAAATTTGGAGATAAACTTTGAGATATGGGCCTATCTAATTGAAAATTCATGAATTGTATGAACTAACAGTACTAATATCAAACATATACTTCTGGTTGTACATCTGAGGGAAATTTTCACACATGAACACAAAGAAACATATATAAgaatgttcattgtagcattgaAAAAATaagtagcaaaaaaaaatctggaaataacctaaataagaaaaacaaggtACTGGGCGATTCCAcacctgggtgtatatccaaacaaaccaaaaacactcattcaaaaagatatatgcacccccatgttcacagcagcatcatttacaattgccaagatatggaagcaatcaaagtgtccatcaatagatgactggtaaagaagatgtggtacacacacacacacacacacacaggaatactactcagtcattaaaaagaatgaagttttgccattagcaacaacatagatgattggagggcatgatgctaagtgacagagaaaggcaaataatgtatgatatcacttatatgtggaatctaaaaaatataacaaactagtgaatataacaaaaaaagaagcagactcacagatacagagaacaaactagtggttaccagtgtggAAGGAGGGGAAATATAGGTGCAGGGGAGTGGGAGATACAAACTATTCAGTGTAAGATACACTCAGGGATGCTTACAACATGGGGAGGGGACGCCACAGGAGGGCAGGGGGAAGGAATTCTGCTCTATTGGTAATAAAGctccaatattttgtaataactgtcaatggaaaataacctttaaaaatatataaaaatgaaaaacattaaaaaaaaaaacccagggtaatgaataaataaaatgtgttacatGCATATGCTTGAAGAGTATGCAGTATGCAGTCTACACTGAATGAACTAGAGCTAGCCAATGCATTCTCATGGACagatctcaaaaataaaatagaatttaaaaaggaagttcCAGAATGGTACATAGAGTATGGTATCATGTATGTAATATgggacattttaaaaacataatgtaTATAGTTTAAAATGAATACATCAAGAAGTGAATGATTGTGAGCAAGAAcatggagacagacacagacagccCTTTTGAGTTTTGCTGTGAAGGAGAAGAGACTGTAACAGTGGGAGGTGGGGGTCTAGTGTCTGAGGTgtgcttttaaatatatataaatgtatgtgtatatatatatatgtatatatacatattttttaatgcacAACACTAGAGTTTGTTTGCCAGCTGATGGGAATGATCCAGTAAAGAGACTTAaaataatctttgacaaagagTAAAATCCTTGAGAAGTTGGGGCTTCAGCTACAGAGCACAAAAGGAGGATGCTACAGTATTTTAGGTGAGAAGTGGTGAGTGTTTGAACTGCAGCAGGGGGATGAAGCGGAGATGAATGTGTAGACTGTTTAGGATGGAGACTCTCCAAGATGTGATGTTAATTGGATGTGTGGGTGATACTGTAAAGGGTGGGGGTCTGGTATGATTAAAGGACAAGACAAGAGGCTCTCTGGCACCATGAAGGACCCTGCCCTTTCTGAGAGTGGTAGACCGGGCTGTTGTCACTCCTAATGAACTTCTAATCTGCTCTGGAGAGTCCCAGTGATCCACCTCCTATATGCACCTAAAAATAGAGTGAATTCTACAACCAGTACCACTCACTGCTTTGTCCGCTGAACTGGAGGCTTGCTCCGGGCGCTggtggtttatttttatttgtacccTCTGCACCAGTGGTTCTCATATACTGGATATTAGTCAAGTCTGCTCTCGAAAAAGCACACTGGGTCtagtcctgcctctcctgctttactagttctgtgatcttGCTAAAGCAAGTCATCTAATTTCTATGGGCTTCAGTTTACTACCTCACAGGGTGGTTAACTGCCTTTAGGATACTGCTGTTGGAagatggggttgggggggggaGGCTGCGGGTTAAGACTTCCCCTTCAGAGGCAGATTCTCCCATCCACCGGTCTCATCATCTTGGGTCTAACTCCTCCCATCCCCACCTTCCTCCTGTCACCACTATTGCCCCCTCTCTGCCCAAGTCCTCgctttctttccccctcccctcctttatGGATCCAACTCTCCCACCAGTGTCTGCAGTCAGACGTCCCTCCCAAGAACTGAAGGCTCCGTCTGGGGCCCTACCTCACCCACCTGCCACCCTGGCAGATTTTGGACTCTTCTTGTATAACGAGGAGCCCATGACAGGGGGCGCCCAACAGCGCTGCTGGTCTTAGAGTTCCCACGTGGATGGGTAGCCATACCCCATCCCCGGGCTGTGCACCTGTCTTGGGGGACAGTCCAACGGTTCCAGGACCAGCGAAGATGAGGTTATGTCTGCCTACGGGTCCATGAGTCCCACCGTCTGGTGAGTGCTTGCTCGAGTCGTCCGCTTCTCTCGCTCCCTGTTCCTGGTCCACCGCCAGCTCTGTccctcctccctgagcctcccCCGACATCCACCCCAACTCCTCCAACCAGCCTCTCGGTCTCTCCCCAACTGGGTGCCTGTGAGTGTCACTCCGCCCTCCTCCGCAGGAGCCAACCGGCGCGCCGAGGGGCCGCTGCGCTCGGGCTGCGAGCCCATAAAACCCGCAGGGGCCGAGCCGCTGCGCTCCCGCTGCCGCCTGTCGCTGTCCGACCGCCCGTGCGCGCGGGCCTTGCTGGAGCTTCCAGCCTAGCGGGCCATGCCAAAGCCCCGGACTGCGCCTCCAAGCAGGCTTAGCGACATCCGCTTTCCGTTTCCAGAAAAGTTTGGAGAAAGTGAATTTGGGGTGGATTTGGGAGTAGTGCCAGCTCCCCcagccttctttcctttccagAAGCCTCACTGTGCACAGCCtcatcctttcttcccttcctgacACCTTGCTTCCCTGACCACTCCTCACTTTCGCTCCTGggttcctcctcccctctctgggaTCAGCATCTTCTCCTTCCCGATCTCATTCTCCCTCATCCTCTCTATCCCTGACCTTTTAACTATTTCCACCCAGTTTCACCCTTCTCCCTGTCATCCccacatttcttctttcttccatctTAAACCTTCCCCTCCCCACGTCATCTCATTCATTGAACCCCTCCACTTGCATGCACATTCCCCTCCatccctttccctcctcctttccctcctcctttcctcctctttttccctCCCAGCAAACTTCCACCATGGATTCTGGGCCTCCTTGGACCGCCAGCCCCACACGCAGGGGCACCCTCTCTGCCCCCAATGCCACCACACCCTGGCTGGGCCGGGATGAGGAGCTGGCCAAGGTGGAGATCGGAGTCCTGGCCACTATCCTGGTGCTGGCCACCGGGGGCAACCTGACTGTGCTGCTGACCGTGGGACAGCCAGCCCAGAAGCGCTCCCGCATGCACCTGTTTGTGCTGCACCTCGCCCTGACCGACCTGGGCGTGGCGCTCTTCCAAGTGCTGCCCCAGCTGCTGTGGGACATCACCTACCGCTTTCAGGGCCCCGACCCCCTCTGCAGGGCCATCAAGTACCTGCAGGTGCTCAGCATGTTCGCCTCCACCTACATGCTGCTGGCCATGACCCTGGACCGCTACCTGGCCGTTTGTCACCCACTGCGCAGCCTCCAGCAGCCCAACCAGTCCACCTACCCACTCATCGCTGCTCCCTGGCTGCTGGCCGCCATCCTCAGCATCCCTCaagtcttcattttttctttacgAGAGGTGATCCAGGGCTCCGGAGTACTGGACTGCTGGGCAGACTTTCGCTTCCCTTGGGGACCACGGGTCTACATCACCTGGACCACTCTGGCCATCTTCATCCTACCTGTGGCCATGCTCACGGCCTGCTACAGCCTCATCTGCCACGAAATCTGTAAGAATCTAAAAGTCAAGACACAGGCCCAGAGGGTAGAAGGAGGTGGCTGGAGGACTTGGAAGAGATCCTCACCTTCTGACCCAGCCGCAGCCACATGGGGGCTGCCATCTCGGGTCAGCAGCGTTAGCACCATCTCACGGGCCAAGATCCGAACTGTGAAGATGACCTTCATCATTGTGCTGGCTTACATCGCCTGCTGGGCACCCTTCTTCAGTGTCCAGATGTGGACTGTGTGGGATGAAAATGCTCCTGATGAAGGCAAGTGTGTGGTCTGGTTGGGGCCAGGGTTGGGGGTAGAGTATGAGGTGGAAAAatgcagagaagggagaggaggaggattaGAATGAGGTTACAGTGGCTCCCAGGGCCAGGCAGGTAACAAATGAACGAAGCAATTAAGAAGGATGTGCCTGTCCCATGTGAAAGGGGGCAGCTGCAACTCCCAACCAGCTAGCTGATGTCATGTGAGTATCTTTGACGTGaaatttccatatttaaaatTGTGGTTAactaatttaaacatttaaaaatattatatggcAGGGGGAGGgcaatagctcaatggtagagtgcatgcttagcatgcgcaaggtccaagtttcaatccctggtaccgctattaaataaataaatacatacatacataaatacatcaaTAATCcccctcaaaatattttttaagagagaaaaattaaaaagtaaaatactatgTGGCCCCACTGTAATACGCCCATTAGTAGATTTGGCCAAGCAACTGACAGGTTGCTTGATATTTGAAAGGGATGTTCAAATGATTTGGTCCGGGATGGCAATTTGTTGCCCAGGAACTATGTCTCTTAGCATCCTTCCCCTTATACCTGAACACAACTTTGAACTCCTTTTCAACAGCCACTTCCAATTGATTAGCCTTAGTGTACAACCCTGAAATTCCAATTTCACCTCCTTCATTTTACAAACGAGGAGGCAAAAGCTCAGAGAGGAAATGTgagtttcccaaggtcacacagctagaaagtggcaaaGTGAAGAGTAGGACCCAGGCCcctctccttgtctttttcctgaaccCTGTGCCCCACACCTTCAGAACCCTGGTTCTGAAAGTGATGAGGAGAGGGGCCTACCTcctatgtgaaaaataaaatgggaccCTCCAAGAAGACTGTGTT is from Vicugna pacos chromosome 23, VicPac4, whole genome shotgun sequence and encodes:
- the AVPR1B gene encoding vasopressin V1b receptor, translating into MDSGPPWTASPTRRGTLSAPNATTPWLGRDEELAKVEIGVLATILVLATGGNLTVLLTVGQPAQKRSRMHLFVLHLALTDLGVALFQVLPQLLWDITYRFQGPDPLCRAIKYLQVLSMFASTYMLLAMTLDRYLAVCHPLRSLQQPNQSTYPLIAAPWLLAAILSIPQVFIFSLREVIQGSGVLDCWADFRFPWGPRVYITWTTLAIFILPVAMLTACYSLICHEICKNLKVKTQAQRVEGGGWRTWKRSSPSDPAAATWGLPSRVSSVSTISRAKIRTVKMTFIIVLAYIACWAPFFSVQMWTVWDENAPDEDSTDVAFTISMLLGNLSSCCNPWIYMGFNSHLWPRPLRRLACCGGPRPRMRRQLSNGSLSSRRATLLTRSSGPPALSLSSRLSGRPGPVESLKDSEQVVGDVTTEIGIF